The genomic segment TTTAAGAAGGTTACGCATATCTAATAACAACGATGGTTTAATGCCTTCTAAGACAGTTTCTCCGCGATGCACAAGTGTAACATGCGCTCCGTTACGATAAAGATCAATAGCCGCTTCAATTGCTGAATTTTTACCACCAACAACTGTAACATGTTGTCCATAATAGAGGTGACCTTCTTTATAGTAATGTGATACCTTCGCTAAATTATCTCCGTCTACACCTAGTTGTCTTGGCGTATCGAAAATTCCTGTTGCAATAACAATCATCTTCGCTTCGTAAGGAATGGTGTTGCCATTACGATCTTCTGTGTGGACAGTAAAGGATGCTGCATTCTTTGAAATAGAATTAACCTTTTGATAGCACTTAATATTAATTTCTTGTCTCTCAGTTACAAGACGATAATATTTTAATAGTTCAGTTCGATTTGGACGGACATCTTGAGATAGGAATGGAATGTTGCCGATTTCTAAGCGGTCAGAAGTACTATAGAAAGTCATGTGTAATGGACAGTTGACAATGGAATTGACAATCGCCTCTTTTTCAATAATCACATAAGAAAGTCCTTTTTCTTGTAGAGCAAGACCCGTTGATAAGCCACACGGACCACCGCCAATAATAACAACATCATACATACAATAAATATCCTCCTTAAAGTTTTACATAAACAATGGTTAAAAGCATTAATTTTTTAGGAATGTTGCATGCATGAATAATGCAACAATGCTGTATAAGCCTTGCCCGTTAGTATGCTCAGACGAGTGGGAAGAAATACTTAATTAATTGTATATAACTTGTTTTACGCACTGGAAAAGGAGTTAATATATTTTGCTAGCGAACTATCCTATAAAACCTTGCCTCATTCAGACATACCGAGCATGAAAGGTTTGCATGATTTAGGTGATACAGCAAGACTTCTATACGATTTTCATGCAATAACTGGACAATGGGAAGAAAGCAAAGCACAAAACGAGAAAAATCACCTTGATTTAGCAAAGGAATTAAAAAACAGTGGAAGCTATGATTATATAGTGAATTAGCTGTAAGAAAACGGAAATTAAAAAGAGGGGATAGTACTTGGAGTTTTCATAATAGGATTAAAAGATGAGTTGTTGAAAGTAGAAGAAAATAATAGCATTAGGGGTGATTGTAAGGGGAAGATAGTGTCTGCAAAGTAACACAATAGCCATTTGAAATGATTTTTTATTCGACAAACAGAGCATCGTTATTAAAA from the Sporosarcina psychrophila genome contains:
- a CDS encoding YpdA family putative bacillithiol disulfide reductase, which encodes MYDVVIIGGGPCGLSTGLALQEKGLSYVIIEKEAIVNSIVNCPLHMTFYSTSDRLEIGNIPFLSQDVRPNRTELLKYYRLVTERQEINIKCYQKVNSISKNAASFTVHTEDRNGNTIPYEAKMIVIATGIFDTPRQLGVDGDNLAKVSHYYKEGHLYYGQHVTVVGGKNSAIEAAIDLYRNGAHVTLVHRGETVLEGIKPSLLLDMRNLLKKGKIDFHPNSSIAAIDESTIRINSSDGTVTLQNDYVFSLIGYQPNISLLQSIGIQTDLSSLVPSFNQETYESNVKNVFLSGVVTGGITNRVYIEDGRFHGMKIANEIAQRLSYVQSNL